CCGTCCGCGTTGCCCGCGCGGATCGTGCCACCGTGCGCCTCGGCGATCGCGCGCGCGATCGACAGACCGATGCCGGTCCCCTCGCCGCTGCGCGCGGGATCGGCGCGGTAGAAGCGATCGAAGACCCGCTCCTCGCTGCCCGCGGGTAGCCCCGGTCCGGCGTCCCGGACCTCGAGCTGGACGCGGCTGTCGCGGCTCGTGACCGTGATCCCGATCGGCGGGCTGCCGTGCCGGAAGGCGTTGTCGAGGAGAGCACGGATCGCCCTGCCGAGGGCGTCAGCATCGCCGGACACGAGGGCGGATCCCGCGGCGGTGACGCGCACGCGGTCCGCGTCGTCGCGCCCACGGCCCATCGGGCGGAAGCGACGCGCCTCTTCCGCGGCCACCGCTCGAACGTCGGTAGGTCGTCGTTCGATCGCGACCCCGGCATCGGCGCGTGCGAGCACGAGCAGGCCGTCGACGAGCCGGCTCATGCGCTCCGCTTCGCTCACCACGTCGGCGATCGCCTCGGCGCGGTCGTCCGCGGCCGCATCCGGCCGCTCGCGGAGGAACTCCGCGTTCGTCCGGATCGTCGAGAGCGGCGTGCGCAGCTCATGCGACGCATCCGCCACGAACCGCTGCTGCGCGGCGAGTGCGGCACCGAGCTCGGCTTGCGCGGCCTGGAGGCGCTCGAGCATCGCGTTGAAGCTCGTCGTGAGCAGACCGACCTCGTCGCGACTCCGGCTCGGAGCCAACCGCCGCGACAGGTCGCCCGTGCTTCCGATCGCTTCGGTGGTCTGCGCCAGCGTGAGCAGCGGACGCACCGCCCGTCCGGCGACGAGCCACGACACGATCGCGACCACGATGAGCGTGACGATCGCGGCGATCACGAGGAAGGCGCGAAAGCCCGCGATCTGGTTGTTCGGGAACGCCGCCGACTGGCCGGCCACGACGATGCCGTTGTCGGATGAGCTCGTCCATTTGCGTGCGGCGATGCGGAGTGCGGGCGCTTCGCCGGATCGGATCCCCCCTGCCGCGCTCGCATCGGTGATCGTCGCGACCGAGCGGCCGCGCTCGGTGGCCTCGACCACGACCGCGGCCGGGACGCGAGGCGGCGAGCCGTCGAGCAGGCCCGACGCGTAGCGCACGGTCCCGTTGGTCGCCAGCACCAACAGGAACGGCTCGGTGCTCGCACGCAGATCCACAACGATGAGCGGCCGATCCGCCGCCGGGGCCGCGCCACCCCGCTCCAGAGATGCGGCAGCGGCGTCGGCCATCGCCGCCAGATTCCGGTCCTGATCTTCGCGCACGCCGTTCGCGCCGAGGCCGGACAGGATGACGATGAACAGGAACATCCCGGCGGCGGCGACGCTGGTGCCGTAGAGAGCGAGTCGTCGCCGCAGCCGCATCTAAGGCTCGCGGAGGACGTAGCCGACGCCGCGCACCGTTTGCAACAGTCGCGGCTGGCCGTCCATCTCGATCCGGGCTCGGAGGTCCGCGATCGTGACATCGACGACGTTGGAGACCGCGTCGGTGTCGAGCCCCCAGACCGACTCCAAGAGCCGATCGCGTTCCAGCACCTGTCGCGGGTGCCGCAGGAAGTGCTCGAGCAGGTTGAACTGGAGCGCGGTCAGCTCGACGGCGCGATCGCCGCGCCGGACCTCGTGCGCGGAGACATCCATCACCAGATCCGCACAGCGCAGGCTCTCGCGACCGCCAGGCGCGCGGCGGCGAAGAAGCGCGCGCACGCGCGCGAGCAGCTCGTCGTATGCGAAGGGCTTGACGAGGTAGTCATCGGCACCGGCATCGAGACCCGCGACGCGGTCGGAGACGGCGTCGCGCGCGGTCAGCATCAGGATCGGCAGGTCGGAGCCCGCGCGCAGGCGCCGGCAGACCTCGACGCCGTCGAGGCCAGGCAGCATGACGTCGAGCACGACGAGGTCGGGAGACTGATCGCGCGCAGCGACGAGCGCCGCAGGCCCGCTTGTCTCGACGTCCACCGTGTAGCCCTCGTACGCGAGCGCGCGCCGCAGCGACGCCGCGAGACGAGCGTCGTCATCGACCACGAGGATCCGCCTGCGTGCGTTCACGCAAAGGATGATGGGGCAGGGGTCATAGTGGTCCTGATGAGCGATCGGCTCTCCGACCGGCGGACACTCCCAGCGCCGCTCCACGGCGAGGCCTTGGCTCTCGCGGGCCTGCTCGCGCGGGAGACGCGGGACGGCGTCGCCATCGTCGGAGCCGAGGGCGACCTCGTGTATTGGAACGCCGCCGCGGGCGCGATCACCGGATGGTCCTCGATCGCGATCGCCGAGCAGAACGTCGGGAAGTTCACGACCACACCAAAGGCGTTGATCGAGATACGCGAAGGCAAGTGGGTCGAGGTGCGCCAGTCGACGCTGCGGGTCGACGGACACGGCTACACGGTGGTGATGTTCACCGACGCGACGTCCCAGGTGCATCTGCGAGACACGCGCGGGCAGCTCCGCTCGCTCGGTCTGATCGACAGCGCAACGAACCTTCCCGGGCGCGAGCTCGCGTTGCTCCATGTCGAGCAGGCGATCGCGCTCGCGCGGCGCGACAAGCGGTCAGTCGGCCTCCTGAGCATGAAGCTCGATCGGTTCCGGCAGCTTCGCGATTCCGTCGACGGCCATGTGGCGGCCGACGAGGTGATCCGCCAGTTCGCGAAGCGGATCACCGCGTTCGTCCGAGCCAGCGATGTGCCTGCGCGGCTTTCGGACGATTCGTTCCTCGCGGTCCTCAGCGCGCTTACGAGCAGCAACGACGCGGCGGTGGTGGCTGTCCGCTTGCTGCTGGTGCTGGCCGAGCCATTCGACGTCGTCGGCCACGCGCGTTCGGTCCACTGCAGCATCGGCGTGGCGGAGTTCCCGCGGGATGCGAACGATCCGGTCACGCTGCTTGGCGCCGCGCTCGCCGCGGCCGACCGCGCGCAGGTACTCGGTGGTGGTCGCTACTGCGTCTCCTCCGAGATCGCCGACGAGCATCGCTAGGCAAGCCGGAGATCCTCCGACTCATCACCGCGCCGAAGGCTACGGAGCGTCGCGGAGCATGATGAGCAACATGCGGCACGCCTCGGGCGCCTCGAGGGCGTGCGGCTTGCCCGCCGGCATGCGGACGATCGTCCCCGGCGTGGCACGGACCGACGCGCCGCCGATGCTGAGATCGAGCGCGCCCTCGAGCACCAGTACCAGCGCATCGAAGGGCGAGGTGTGTTCGGTGAGTCCCTGGCCGCTGTCGAAGGCGAACAGCGTGAGATTGCCCCCTGCGGTCTTCGCAAGAACGCGGCTCGCGATCCCCTGCTCGGTGGGCGTCACGAGCGACCGCAGCGAAAGCACTTCAGCGGGCGCGATCGTCTGAGTCATAGTGGACGTCGTCATCATGTCACGACCGACCGACCCGCTCGCGGGCTCGACATGGAGCTCCGCGACAACGGTGGCCGGATTCGCCCGGTCAGCACCAAACGCCGTCCTGATGGCGTTCGCGGACCGCGAACTGCGCCGCCTCTCGAATGCGCACGCGCTTGACGTCGGGTGCGGCGCCGGCCGCAACGCCGTACCGCTCGCGCGCCTCGGCTGGCAGGTCACCGGCGTCGACCTCTCGTGGCCGATGCTCCGAGCTGCCGCTCAGCGCGCGCGGGATGATCGACTCGAGGACCGCGTCGGCCTCGTCCAGGCGCCGATGGACATGCTTCCGGTGCGAGACGGCAGCTGCGATCTCGTGATCGCGCACGGCATATGGAACCTCGCGCGGTCCTCCGCGGACTTTCGACGCGCGGTGCGTGACGCCGCGCGCGTGGCCAAGATCGGCGCCGCGCTGTTCGTGTTCACGTTCTCGCGCCATACGCTCCCGCCGAGCGCCGAGCCGGTCGCGGGCGAGGCATTCGTGTTCACGCAGTTCTCGGGCGAGCCGCAGTGTTTCCTCACCGAGGAGCAGCTCGTCTCAGAGCTGAGCGCCGCCGGATTCGTGAGTGAGCCGTCGGTTCCTCTCAGCGAGTACAACCGGTCGCGGCCGGGGACACCTGGTGGCGGGGCGCCGGTGATCTATGAGGCCGCCTTCCGGCGCAGCGCCTAGGGGCTCGGCGAGCCCGGCAGTTCATCCAGCATCCGGGCGGAACGCACGGTCAGGGGAGCAGCTGGCGTAGCGCGAAGAGAACGTTCGCCGGACGCTCGGCGAGTCGCCGCATGTACCACGGGTACCACGCCCGACCGTATGAGATGAGATCTCGGACCGCGTGCCCCTCGCGCGCGAGGCGCCGTTGCTCGTCGACGCGGATCCCGTAGAGCATCTGCACTTCGGGCAACGCTTTGGGTAGGCCAAGCGCCGCGGCGGATCTGGCGATCTCCTCGAGCAGGCGAACGTCGTGCGTGCCGAGCCCGATACGGATGCGGCTGCCGTCGCGAGCCGCGGCGAGCATGGCATTCGAGAGCGCGACGAAGTTCCGGTCGACCTCCTCGCGCGTCTGGAATGCGATCGACGCGGGCTCCGCGTACGCGCCCTTGACGAGGCGTATGACGGGGTCCAGCGGCAGCAGACGCTGAATGTCGGCAGCGGAACGACGCAGGTATGCCTGCAGGCACACGCCGGTGTTCGCGTGCACCCGCCTGACCCGCTCGTAGAGGCTCACGGTGCGCTCGGTGTATGCGCTTCCCTCCATATCGATCCACACCGTGCGCCCGATCGTTGCTGCCCGTTCGGCGAGCCGACGTACATTTCCAAAGGCCCGCTCGCCATCGAGATCGAGGCCGAGCTGTGTGAGCTTCACGGAGATGTCGGCGTCCAGCTGATCGGTCCCGATCCGGTCGAGCAGCGCGAGGTAATCGGCCACGACCTCCTCCGCCTCTTCGATCCTGGTGATGTTCTCGCCAAGCTGAGTGAGGACGGCGGAGATGCGGTCCTTCCTGAACTTCACGGCCGCGTCCAGCGCCGAGTCCGCATCCGCGCCGGGCATGAAACGGAGCACGGCCCGTCGGGCGAAGGTCAGGCGCGGGACGGTGCGGCGGAGCCAGGGGTTCTCGGCCATCCACAAGAGCAGTCGCCGCATCATCAACGCCCAGTTTGACGCGTGCCACCGCGGGGAGCGTCCCTATTCGTCGGTGGCAGCCGAGTTCGCTCGCCGCTACCAGCTCCCTCCGCCGCCCCCGCCACCACCCCCGCCCGACCCGCCGCCACTGAAACCGCTGCCGCCGCTCCCGCCGGGCGTCGAGGCGATCGTGGACGAGACCTGGTTCGAGAACGAGCTGAGGTTGCTCGAGAGATCGTTCGCGGAGAATGAGCCGAGCGCGCTGCCGGTGTACCAGCTCGACGTCGCGGCAACGGCGTCGATGTCGGAGAACGCGCGGGCCCACTTCTCGACGCAGCCGAACACGATCGCGTACGGCAGATACGCGGAAAAGATGTTCTCGCGCTCGGCGAAGCGCTGCCGTTCCTTCTCGGCGATCTCCATGTAATGCCGGAATCCCATGGTGCGGCGGAAGAGCTCGGCGCCGGCGCGGGTCTTCCGCGGCATCCGCGACGCGACGCCGAGAAGCGCGACGGCGGGGACGACCGCGCCAAGACCGATGAAGCCCGCGCCGAACGACGAGCCGAGCCAGAACACCAGGAATCCCGCGACGATGAGCGCGCCGAAGCCGAGCGCCGTGTAGATCTGCCGGACGCGCTGCGGATCGGCGGCGAACCACTTGCGAGCGACCGAGTCCGCGTAGAGCTCGCGCTGCGCTTTCGCGAGCGTCGTATAGAAGTGCTCCTTGAGCTCGGACAGCTTCACGACGTCGGTGGGCGTCGACTGGAATGAGGCTTTCGTCGCCTCGGCGGCGCCGGCCCGGTCGCTGAACCGCTGGATCAACGAGACGACGGCCCGCTGCGTGGCGTCCATCGCGCCGTATCCGAAGAGCCCGTCGAAGATCGTGCGCTCGTAGTCCTGCAGCGCCTCCGGATGCGCCTTGCCGTCGGTGCGTGTGAGGGACCAATCCTTCTTGGCGAAGATCCCCGTCGCCGGGAGCTCGGCGATCGTCAGATAGCCGCGCACCGCGAGATCGACGATCGTCGCGGTCACGTCCTTCGTGTCGGCGCTCTCGTCCATGAGAAGTCCCGCCTGCGCCGGCCTGATCTTCTCCGGTGGCTCGTACTCCGCGACGATCGTTTCGTGCTCGCGCTCGTCGCGGCCGGCCGTCCACCACTGCCGCGCGACGAGACCGAGGCCACCGATCATCGCGACGAGCGCGCCGCCGATCGTCCATGGCGTCGCCTCGAAGAAGTCCGCCACGTCGCGCTCGCCTGCCTCGAGCATCGGCGCGGGAACAGCGACGGCGCCCTTGCGCAGGGCCGTGACGACGGTGAGCTGGTCTCCGGCCGGCAGGATGCTCGTCGAGCTGAACGCGGCCCGATCCGGCGCGAACGAGCTGCGACATGGCTTCGTCGAGCCGCTCGGGCCCTCGTAGCAAGCCACCGACGTGAACGCGTTGGGGCTGAACACGGTGACGCTGACCGCGAGCATCTGCACGGGCCATTCGCCACCGTTCACGTTCCAGAACAGCTCGTCGTGGTCCGCAAAGGTGTTGAGCGCGCCGCGGACCGTGTACGCGATGCGATACGTCTGCTTCCCCGTCACGATGCGGCTCGCGTCACCGATCTTGATCTGCAGGTTCGCGCCGCTCTGGCTCGTCTCGTAGCTCAGTGGGCGTCCGTTCAGATCTCGGACCGACTGCACGCTCACCCGGTACACCCTGACGAGCTTTGGATCGGCATCCCAGCGGTACCGCACCGGGATCTCACGGAAGATCCCGTGCCGATCGCTCAGGCTCTGGAAGTTGACATCGATGTTCTCGGTCACGAGAACAGAGCCGTCAGCCTGGATGTTCATCTCCGACGCGAAGCGTTCGATGATCCAACCCTCGTCCGCCCGAGCGGGAGCGCCGAACAGCACGAGCAGCGCGACCGCGGCGAGGAGGGCGCCCGCGGCGAGGCGGCGCGCGCCTGCGCTCATGTCAGGAGGCTGGAGAAGACGGTGGCGAGTCCCAGGAACGCCATGAAGCCACTGATGTCGGTGATCGTCGTGAGGACGATGGACGACGACTGCGCCGGGTCCTGCCCGAGGGCTTTCAGGACCAGCGGCACCGCCGCACCCGCCATCCCCGCAAGGCTCATCGAGATGATCATCGCCATGCCGATGACGAAGGAGAGGCCCATGCTGCGGCTCCAGAAGTACACGGCGATCCCGGTCACCACGGCGCAGGCGATCCCGTTGATGATGCCGGTGCCCGCTTCTTTCCAGATGAGGCGCGGCCAGTGCGTCGGCCGGACCTCGCGGAGCGCCAGCCCGCGCATCGTGACGGCGAGGGCCTGCATCCCGCTGTTGCCGGACTGGCCGGCGACGACCGGCATGAGCACCGCAAGTGCCGTGAACTGCGCGATCGTCCCCTCGAACAGCCCGACGACGAACGCGGCCGCGAACGCGGTGGCGAGATTGATCTCGAGCCACGGCAGGCGTGAGCGGACGGCGAAGCGGACGCGCGATAGCGCATGCTCCTCTTTGCCGACACCGACCATCGTCTGGATGCCCATCGTCGCCTCGGCCTCGGCGGCCGCGACGAGCGTCCGGTAACGGATGACGCCGACCAGCTTGGACTCCGAATCGACGACCGGCAGCGTCGCGACGCGTCGCTCGTCGAGCGCTTTCACGACGTCCTCGCGCGTAGCGTTGACGAACACCGAGACCGGCTCGCCGCGGATGAGATCGCGCAGGGGCGTGTCGGGCTCGGCCGTCGCGATCTCGCCCAGCGGCACCGCACCGGCGAGCTTGCCCTCACGGTCCATCAGATAGATCGAGCCGAGCTCCTTCTCCTTGAAGGTGCGCATCTTTCGCAGGGCCCCTTCCACGGTCGTGTCCGGCCCGAATGCGCTGATACGCGGGTCCATGAGCGAGCCGGCCGACTCCGCGGGGTACGCGAGGAGCTCGACGATCTGCTGCGCGACGCGCTCGTCGAGCCGCGCGAGCTGCCTGTCACGTGCGAGCGGGTCGAGTCCGCCGATGATCGGCGCGGCTTTCGCGGGATTCGTTACGGCGAGCATGGCACGCACGAGGACGTCGTCGAGGAGCATCAACACCTCCGCCGCGACGCGCGGGTTGAGACGTTCGAGGATCTGCGCCGCGGCCGTCGGAGTGGGCGCGCGCGCGAGGAGCAGGGCCGTGTCCTCGGGCGAGCGCTCGTTCAGGAAGGCGGCGACCTCTTCCGGATGGTGGCGCAGGTACTCCGCATTGAGGGCACGGAGGGTGTCGAGCTCGAGGTCGGCGAGCGTGAGGACCTTCGCGGCGACGCGCTGGATCGTCTCGGCTTCGGCCACGCGGACAGTATCGCCGAACGACCGACCGCTCGACGCTCGTTCAGTGGGTCCGCTTGACCTCGATCTTGCCCTCGGCGCGGCGAACGTCGTAGTGCGGTTGCGGGAAGACCGCGGGTCCGCGGTTCACGCTGCCATCGGCGAGCTCGAAGCGCGACCCGTGGCATTTGCACTCGATGCGTTTCCCCTCGTCGACGAGCTTGCCCTCCGACAGCGAGCACCCTTGATGGGAACACGTGTCGTGCATGGCGAAGATCTTCTCTCCCCGTCGCACGACAACGAGGGTCTGCGCGCCCGCTTTGGCTTTCGTTGGCTTGTCCTCGGGCACGCTTTCGATGTCGAGCGCTTGCCACTTCGTCCCGCCGCCGCGCCAGGCATGGCGATCGACCTGGCTGCCGAGATCGAAGACGAGGTCGCCCCCGAGATAACCGCCGACGACCACGAAGAGAAGCCCGATGCCGGCGGTCCACGCTGCGCCACCGGCGAACAGCGGCCACCAGCCCAGGCGTGCGCCGAGCGAGACGACGTACAGAACGAGCGCGACGAGCATCGACGTGGAGTGCAAGCTGCCGATGCGCTTGCTCGCGCCTTCGAGATCGATGTAGTCGGCGTAGCCCGCGAGCGCAGCGCCGAGCATGCTCACGAGGCCAACACCGACGGCCCACGCCGCTGCGACGGGCTGCCCCACCACGTCGAGGACCGTGGCGATGATGAATGCACCGATCGGAACGTCGGTGATCATCGGATGCACCGGGTGCCCGAGCCAGGTCCCATGCAGCAGGTCGCGCAGGGCCGGGAAGGGTCCGTACAGCGCGCGGAAGATGCGCTGGAACAGGTCGCCGAGCGGGTCCGCCCACCCGGCCTGCGCGTTCAGGATCGGCTCCAGCCAGCGGCGGATCATTCCGCCGCGATTCTGCAGGATGCGGACCGAGGCGTGCTGAGGCGGCCCTTCCGCCAGCGCTGCTAGCGGACCGTGATCGAGCTGACGCCGGCCGTGACGCGCACGGTGACGCGTGCCGTCGCTGAGTCATATCCGGATGTCTGCGCCGCGCTCCCGCTCGCGGTCACGCGCGGGTTGGAGCTCCGCAGGGTCAACAGCGCACCGGTCGTCGTGACGCGTGCTTCGACGCCGTCAGGGACTTCGATGATGATGCTGGAAGCGCCCGCATTCACGTCGATCGCGGCCGCGCCAGCCGGCTTCGGAAGGGTCAACGTGAGCTGCGCCGCGCCGACGTTGATATCCGCGCTGGTGAGCTTCACATCGCGCAGATCGATGACGAATTCCCCCGCACCGCCGTCGATCGAGAGTGCGGTCTCGACGTCGCTCGCGATACGCGCCTCGACGTCGATCGTCGTGCCGCCGACGCGACGGTTTCCGCTCTGGTCGATGCGCACACTGGCGTGGGCACCCCCGCGGTCGATGTCCGATCGCCGCAGCCGGAGATCCTGGCTCGCGCTGTGCGCCTCGACCAGCGTCGCGCTTCCTCCGCTCACGCGGAAGCGCCCCGCCCCGCCGTTGAGGTCGAGCGAAAGCGAGGTGACGCCCTGCCGGGCGACGGTGACATCGCGTTCGCCGCCGCCCGCTCCCCCGTCACCGATGACGAAGAACGGACCGCCGACGAACGTCGGCTGGGTCGCGAGCAGCGCGAGACCGAGGGCGATGACCGCGACGTCGATGCCAAGGGCCGCGAGCGGCCAGCGCCGACCGATCGCGATGTCGATCCCCGCGAGGACCAGCAGGAGCGGCCACAGGCTCAGCAGCGAGAGCGCGGTCACGCCTGGAATGAAGCCGAAGTTCACGAGCAGGAACACCAGGCCGATCGTGATGAGAAGGAGAGGCCAGAAAAGCCCACGACGCGTGGTCATCGCCGCACCCGATGTGGTCATCGCCGCACTCGCTGCGCGAGCAACAGCACGCCGATCGCGATGAACACGAGCGGCCATGCGAGATCCCAGCGAACGATGCGGAACACTCCCGCGTTGCTGAGCAGGAAGATGGCACCGAGCGCGATGAGAACGAGGCCGAACGACGCGCGCCGGCG
This is a stretch of genomic DNA from Candidatus Limnocylindria bacterium. It encodes these proteins:
- a CDS encoding ATP-binding protein — translated: MRLRRRLALYGTSVAAAGMFLFIVILSGLGANGVREDQDRNLAAMADAAAASLERGGAAPAADRPLIVVDLRASTEPFLLVLATNGTVRYASGLLDGSPPRVPAAVVVEATERGRSVATITDASAAGGIRSGEAPALRIAARKWTSSSDNGIVVAGQSAAFPNNQIAGFRAFLVIAAIVTLIVVAIVSWLVAGRAVRPLLTLAQTTEAIGSTGDLSRRLAPSRSRDEVGLLTTSFNAMLERLQAAQAELGAALAAQQRFVADASHELRTPLSTIRTNAEFLRERPDAAADDRAEAIADVVSEAERMSRLVDGLLVLARADAGVAIERRPTDVRAVAAEEARRFRPMGRGRDDADRVRVTAAGSALVSGDADALGRAIRALLDNAFRHGSPPIGITVTSRDSRVQLEVRDAGPGLPAGSEERVFDRFYRADPARSGEGTGIGLSIARAIAEAHGGTIRAGNADG
- a CDS encoding response regulator transcription factor; its protein translation is MNARRRILVVDDDARLAASLRRALAYEGYTVDVETSGPAALVAARDQSPDLVVLDVMLPGLDGVEVCRRLRAGSDLPILMLTARDAVSDRVAGLDAGADDYLVKPFAYDELLARVRALLRRRAPGGRESLRCADLVMDVSAHEVRRGDRAVELTALQFNLLEHFLRHPRQVLERDRLLESVWGLDTDAVSNVVDVTIADLRARIEMDGQPRLLQTVRGVGYVLREP
- a CDS encoding GGDEF domain-containing protein, whose protein sequence is MSDRLSDRRTLPAPLHGEALALAGLLARETRDGVAIVGAEGDLVYWNAAAGAITGWSSIAIAEQNVGKFTTTPKALIEIREGKWVEVRQSTLRVDGHGYTVVMFTDATSQVHLRDTRGQLRSLGLIDSATNLPGRELALLHVEQAIALARRDKRSVGLLSMKLDRFRQLRDSVDGHVAADEVIRQFAKRITAFVRASDVPARLSDDSFLAVLSALTSSNDAAVVAVRLLLVLAEPFDVVGHARSVHCSIGVAEFPRDANDPVTLLGAALAAADRAQVLGGGRYCVSSEIADEHR
- a CDS encoding cupin domain-containing protein → MTQTIAPAEVLSLRSLVTPTEQGIASRVLAKTAGGNLTLFAFDSGQGLTEHTSPFDALVLVLEGALDLSIGGASVRATPGTIVRMPAGKPHALEAPEACRMLLIMLRDAP
- a CDS encoding class I SAM-dependent methyltransferase, producing MDVVIMSRPTDPLAGSTWSSATTVAGFARSAPNAVLMAFADRELRRLSNAHALDVGCGAGRNAVPLARLGWQVTGVDLSWPMLRAAAQRARDDRLEDRVGLVQAPMDMLPVRDGSCDLVIAHGIWNLARSSADFRRAVRDAARVAKIGAALFVFTFSRHTLPPSAEPVAGEAFVFTQFSGEPQCFLTEEQLVSELSAAGFVSEPSVPLSEYNRSRPGTPGGGAPVIYEAAFRRSA
- a CDS encoding proline dehydrogenase family protein is translated as MMRRLLLWMAENPWLRRTVPRLTFARRAVLRFMPGADADSALDAAVKFRKDRISAVLTQLGENITRIEEAEEVVADYLALLDRIGTDQLDADISVKLTQLGLDLDGERAFGNVRRLAERAATIGRTVWIDMEGSAYTERTVSLYERVRRVHANTGVCLQAYLRRSAADIQRLLPLDPVIRLVKGAYAEPASIAFQTREEVDRNFVALSNAMLAAARDGSRIRIGLGTHDVRLLEEIARSAAALGLPKALPEVQMLYGIRVDEQRRLAREGHAVRDLISYGRAWYPWYMRRLAERPANVLFALRQLLP
- a CDS encoding DUF2207 domain-containing protein, giving the protein MSAGARRLAAGALLAAVALLVLFGAPARADEGWIIERFASEMNIQADGSVLVTENIDVNFQSLSDRHGIFREIPVRYRWDADPKLVRVYRVSVQSVRDLNGRPLSYETSQSGANLQIKIGDASRIVTGKQTYRIAYTVRGALNTFADHDELFWNVNGGEWPVQMLAVSVTVFSPNAFTSVACYEGPSGSTKPCRSSFAPDRAAFSSTSILPAGDQLTVVTALRKGAVAVPAPMLEAGERDVADFFEATPWTIGGALVAMIGGLGLVARQWWTAGRDEREHETIVAEYEPPEKIRPAQAGLLMDESADTKDVTATIVDLAVRGYLTIAELPATGIFAKKDWSLTRTDGKAHPEALQDYERTIFDGLFGYGAMDATQRAVVSLIQRFSDRAGAAEATKASFQSTPTDVVKLSELKEHFYTTLAKAQRELYADSVARKWFAADPQRVRQIYTALGFGALIVAGFLVFWLGSSFGAGFIGLGAVVPAVALLGVASRMPRKTRAGAELFRRTMGFRHYMEIAEKERQRFAERENIFSAYLPYAIVFGCVEKWARAFSDIDAVAATSSWYTGSALGSFSANDLSSNLSSFSNQVSSTIASTPGGSGGSGFSGGGSGGGGGGGGGGSW
- a CDS encoding magnesium transporter translates to MAEAETIQRVAAKVLTLADLELDTLRALNAEYLRHHPEEVAAFLNERSPEDTALLLARAPTPTAAAQILERLNPRVAAEVLMLLDDVLVRAMLAVTNPAKAAPIIGGLDPLARDRQLARLDERVAQQIVELLAYPAESAGSLMDPRISAFGPDTTVEGALRKMRTFKEKELGSIYLMDREGKLAGAVPLGEIATAEPDTPLRDLIRGEPVSVFVNATREDVVKALDERRVATLPVVDSESKLVGVIRYRTLVAAAEAEATMGIQTMVGVGKEEHALSRVRFAVRSRLPWLEINLATAFAAAFVVGLFEGTIAQFTALAVLMPVVAGQSGNSGMQALAVTMRGLALREVRPTHWPRLIWKEAGTGIINGIACAVVTGIAVYFWSRSMGLSFVIGMAMIISMSLAGMAGAAVPLVLKALGQDPAQSSSIVLTTITDISGFMAFLGLATVFSSLLT
- a CDS encoding Rieske 2Fe-2S domain-containing protein: MIRRWLEPILNAQAGWADPLGDLFQRIFRALYGPFPALRDLLHGTWLGHPVHPMITDVPIGAFIIATVLDVVGQPVAAAWAVGVGLVSMLGAALAGYADYIDLEGASKRIGSLHSTSMLVALVLYVVSLGARLGWWPLFAGGAAWTAGIGLLFVVVGGYLGGDLVFDLGSQVDRHAWRGGGTKWQALDIESVPEDKPTKAKAGAQTLVVVRRGEKIFAMHDTCSHQGCSLSEGKLVDEGKRIECKCHGSRFELADGSVNRGPAVFPQPHYDVRRAEGKIEVKRTH
- a CDS encoding DUF5668 domain-containing protein, which gives rise to MTTSGAAMTTRRGLFWPLLLITIGLVFLLVNFGFIPGVTALSLLSLWPLLLVLAGIDIAIGRRWPLAALGIDVAVIALGLALLATQPTFVGGPFFVIGDGGAGGGERDVTVARQGVTSLSLDLNGGAGRFRVSGGSATLVEAHSASQDLRLRRSDIDRGGAHASVRIDQSGNRRVGGTTIDVEARIASDVETALSIDGGAGEFVIDLRDVKLTSADINVGAAQLTLTLPKPAGAAAIDVNAGASSIIIEVPDGVEARVTTTGALLTLRSSNPRVTASGSAAQTSGYDSATARVTVRVTAGVSSITVR